CTTTTCCCGGGCCATCTTGTCCAAGGCTTCAAGTTCCTTCCGTTGGGCTTCAATTTTCCTGGGGTCCTGCTCACCGGGGTTGGTGAGGTACATCGATGACACGAGGCTCACCCCGGTCTCGACGGCAGCTTTCGCGGTCTGAAAGGCTAAGAACCCCGGAAGGAGTTCCACTACCACATCGGCCTTGTCTATAAGTTCTTTGACCGCGGCGGGGTCGGATGCGTCAAGGGTGACGGCGGTCACCTTCTTCGAACGCAGCCTAGATATCTCTTCAAAAAGGTCCGGGGAGCGGCTGGCGACGATTACACTGTCCACCTGTTCACTCTGTAAAAGATCAAAAAGTGAAGCTCTTCCCTGCATCCCATATCCCAACTGGACCACTGTTTTCCCCATGCCAAAGCCTCCTGATGGATTTTATAATAAATGCTTCAATATATCCATTTCATGGGAATAAAAAAATATGTGCTCCATCTTGAACATGATTCCGACGCAACACCGGGATGCAGCCAATCACTTCATCCCATCATTTTGATATTTTCCTCCCTCTACTCTATTTGTCAAGGCCGATGACCATGGATTACCTCCCCTCGGGGGCGGATCAACCCATCAAAAGAAAATTGTATGTTCTGGATATGTGCTCCCTCATTTTCTGTTCTGCCAGTCTCGAGTCCCTGGCCTTAATCGCCTCGAGGATAGCCTTATGCTGGATAGGGGTGAGCTGCTCTATTGCGTTTTTTTCCTGGGTTTTGTAAAAACTGTCGAAATAAAATATGTAGATATTGGAACGCCAGAAAATGTTCTTACACCACTTCTCTAAGTATACGTTCCTCGATGCCCGGGCTATGCCGGTATGAAAAAATTCGTTGTTTTGGGCGAAGATCTCCTTTTCCTTCTCCCTTACAGCGTTTTCATCGGTCCTTATGAATTCGCTCAACCCTTCGATTT
The sequence above is drawn from the Thermovirga sp. genome and encodes:
- a CDS encoding GntR family transcriptional regulator, with product MKDNAEERAYRSIIGLILSGKYRPGDFLLEVDLASQMGVSRTPVSRALARLVTEGFLNKLPKKGCYIPLPTPEDAAQVFSAREAVEGMAAAEAAVNATDEEIEGLSEFIRTDENAVREKEKEIFAQNNEFFHTGIARASRNVYLEKWCKNIFWRSNIYIFYFDSFYKTQEKNAIEQLTPIQHKAILEAIKARDSRLAEQKMREHISRTYNFLLMG